A window of the Synchiropus splendidus isolate RoL2022-P1 chromosome 6, RoL_Sspl_1.0, whole genome shotgun sequence genome harbors these coding sequences:
- the arhgef3 gene encoding rho guanine nucleotide exchange factor 3 isoform X3, producing MVAGQIPLSLLSQQFKSGCSLAVSKGKTNLDAQRVEPSSKRSKPVSRVTSLVGLLPPVKAAPLKRISQTLQRSISFRNENRTERAAPASLSPPPVLSTMKTKVISTTLSNVSSSTATMRVSSGTGSGAKRRDSKLWSETFDVCLGATEPLSPKEIKRQEAIFELAQGEQDLVEDLKLATKVYHDPMLKLSIMTEQELNQIFGTLDSLIPLHEDLMSRLRDARKPDGSTEHVGHILTAWLPCLSSYTPYCSNQVKAKALLDQKKQDLRVQDFLQRCLQSPFSRKLDLWNFLDIPRSRLVKYPLLLREILKHTPNDHPDRQHLDEAMLMVQNVVADINRQTGESECQYYKDRLLYTEEGLRHELIERSKTLSCHGELKNNRGLKLHVFLFQDVLVITRSHSLNDHPVSYQLCRQPIPIRELDLEDLLDGEMKVGGSIRGAFSNNERTKNFFRVWYRSGVQLQSHCFQASDAFNKQQWINCIRQAKEAAALPADNTGSEQKERVCRDSDASEKTTGLDLMEDHLHLEEEMSTTCSGSEEMKEETGSEEETGKGPEEDHRSDDIQDSVQIPTCTEVDMRGMEDKQKVVETVNTGINDFRC from the exons ATGGTTGCTGGTCAGATCCCGCTCTCCCTGCTGTCTCAGCAGTTTAAGTCTGGTTGCTCGCTGGCGGTGAGCAAAGGAAAGACAAACTTGGATGCACAGAGAGTG GAGCCCAGCAGCAAGCGCAGCAAACCTGTATCCAGAGTGACGTCTCTGGTTGGCCTACTGCCGCCGGTCAAGGCGGCGCCTCTGAAGAGGATCAGTCAGACGCTGCAG CGCTCCATCAGTTTTCGAAATGAGAATCGGACTGAGAGAGCTGCCCCAGCTTCACTCTCTCCGCCTCCCGTCCTGTCCACCATGAAGACCAAAGTCATCTCAACTACGCTGTCCAATGTGTCATCCTCCACCGCCACCATGAGGGTCTCCTCGGGGACAGGCTCGGGCGCCAAAAGACGGGACAGCAAACTCTGGAGCGAGACATTTGACGTCTGTTTGGGAGCGACGGAACCTCTTAGTCCCAAAGAGATCAAAAGACAAGAG GCCATATTTGAGCTGGCTCAGGGGGAGCAAGACCTTGTGGAGGATCTCAAGTTGGCTACAAAG GTGTATCATGATCCCATGCTGAAGCTGTCAATCATGACTGAGCAAGAACTGAATCAGATCTTTGGAACTCTGGACTCCTTGATTCCTTTGCATGAAG ATCTGATGAGTCGTCTCAGAGATGCCAGGAAACCAGATGGCTCCACTGAACATGTAGGCCACATTCTAACTGCCTGG CTCCCATGTCTCTCCTCGTACACTCCGTACTGCAGCAATCAGGTGAAGGCCAAAGCTTTGCTGGACCAGAAGAAGCAAGACCTCCGGGTTCAGGACTTCTTGCAGCGCTGTCTCCAGTCTCCTTTCAGCAGGAAGTTGGACCTATGGAACTTCCTGGACATCCCCCGCAGTCGTCTGGTGAAGTACCCTCTGTTGCTCAGGGAGATCTTGAAGCACACACCAAACGACCACCCGGATCGACAACACCTGGATGAAGCG ATGCTGATGGTTCAGAACGTTGTTGCTGACATCAACAGACAGACGGGAGAGTCAGAGTGTCAGTACTACAAGGACCGTCTTCTGTACACCGAGGAGGGTCTGAGGCACGAGCTCATCGAGCGATCAAAGACCCTCAGCTGCCATGGAGAGCTGAAGAACAACCGAGGACTG AAGCTCCACGTGTTTTTGTTCCAGGACGTTCTGGTCATCACTCGGTCGCACTCGCTGAACGACCACCCGGTCAGCTACCAGCTGTGTCGACAGCCAATCCCCATCCGGGAACTGGACCTAGAAGACCTGTTAGATGGAGAGATGAAGGTGGGCGGGTCCATTAGAGGAGCCTTCAGCAACAACGAGCGCA CAAAGAACTTCTTCCGAGTTTGGTACCGTAGTGGTGTTCAGCTGCAGAGCCACTGCTTCCAGGCAAGCGACGCCTTCAACAAGCAGCAGTGGATCAACTGTATCAGACAAGCCAAGGAGGCAGCAGCGCTTCCTGCAGACAACACTGGATCAGAACAGAAGGAAAGGGTGTGCCGGGATTCAGATGCCTCGGAGAAAACAACAGGACTAGATTTGATGGAAGACCATCTTCACTTAGAAGAAGAGATGTCTACAACATGTAGTGGAAGTGaagagatgaaggaagaaacAGGTTCAGAGGAGGAGACGGGAAAAGGACCAGAAGAGGACCATAGATCTGATGATATTCAAGACTCTGTACAGATCCCAACTTGTACAGAGGTGGATATGAGAGGTATGGAGGACAAACAGAAGGTGGTGGAGACAGTGAACACTGGCATCAATGATTTCAGATGCTGA
- the arhgef3 gene encoding rho guanine nucleotide exchange factor 3 isoform X1, giving the protein MSVRESCVMVVDLFIYLFIFFVLFGCFHPELKHVCVFVLQKKRKQADRDADSLSLCSLDINEPSSKRSKPVSRVTSLVGLLPPVKAAPLKRISQTLQRSISFRNENRTERAAPASLSPPPVLSTMKTKVISTTLSNVSSSTATMRVSSGTGSGAKRRDSKLWSETFDVCLGATEPLSPKEIKRQEAIFELAQGEQDLVEDLKLATKVYHDPMLKLSIMTEQELNQIFGTLDSLIPLHEDLMSRLRDARKPDGSTEHVGHILTAWLPCLSSYTPYCSNQVKAKALLDQKKQDLRVQDFLQRCLQSPFSRKLDLWNFLDIPRSRLVKYPLLLREILKHTPNDHPDRQHLDEAMLMVQNVVADINRQTGESECQYYKDRLLYTEEGLRHELIERSKTLSCHGELKNNRGLKLHVFLFQDVLVITRSHSLNDHPVSYQLCRQPIPIRELDLEDLLDGEMKVGGSIRGAFSNNERTKNFFRVWYRSGVQLQSHCFQASDAFNKQQWINCIRQAKEAAALPADNTGSEQKERVCRDSDASEKTTGLDLMEDHLHLEEEMSTTCSGSEEMKEETGSEEETGKGPEEDHRSDDIQDSVQIPTCTEVDMRGMEDKQKVVETVNTGINDFRC; this is encoded by the exons GAGCCCAGCAGCAAGCGCAGCAAACCTGTATCCAGAGTGACGTCTCTGGTTGGCCTACTGCCGCCGGTCAAGGCGGCGCCTCTGAAGAGGATCAGTCAGACGCTGCAG CGCTCCATCAGTTTTCGAAATGAGAATCGGACTGAGAGAGCTGCCCCAGCTTCACTCTCTCCGCCTCCCGTCCTGTCCACCATGAAGACCAAAGTCATCTCAACTACGCTGTCCAATGTGTCATCCTCCACCGCCACCATGAGGGTCTCCTCGGGGACAGGCTCGGGCGCCAAAAGACGGGACAGCAAACTCTGGAGCGAGACATTTGACGTCTGTTTGGGAGCGACGGAACCTCTTAGTCCCAAAGAGATCAAAAGACAAGAG GCCATATTTGAGCTGGCTCAGGGGGAGCAAGACCTTGTGGAGGATCTCAAGTTGGCTACAAAG GTGTATCATGATCCCATGCTGAAGCTGTCAATCATGACTGAGCAAGAACTGAATCAGATCTTTGGAACTCTGGACTCCTTGATTCCTTTGCATGAAG ATCTGATGAGTCGTCTCAGAGATGCCAGGAAACCAGATGGCTCCACTGAACATGTAGGCCACATTCTAACTGCCTGG CTCCCATGTCTCTCCTCGTACACTCCGTACTGCAGCAATCAGGTGAAGGCCAAAGCTTTGCTGGACCAGAAGAAGCAAGACCTCCGGGTTCAGGACTTCTTGCAGCGCTGTCTCCAGTCTCCTTTCAGCAGGAAGTTGGACCTATGGAACTTCCTGGACATCCCCCGCAGTCGTCTGGTGAAGTACCCTCTGTTGCTCAGGGAGATCTTGAAGCACACACCAAACGACCACCCGGATCGACAACACCTGGATGAAGCG ATGCTGATGGTTCAGAACGTTGTTGCTGACATCAACAGACAGACGGGAGAGTCAGAGTGTCAGTACTACAAGGACCGTCTTCTGTACACCGAGGAGGGTCTGAGGCACGAGCTCATCGAGCGATCAAAGACCCTCAGCTGCCATGGAGAGCTGAAGAACAACCGAGGACTG AAGCTCCACGTGTTTTTGTTCCAGGACGTTCTGGTCATCACTCGGTCGCACTCGCTGAACGACCACCCGGTCAGCTACCAGCTGTGTCGACAGCCAATCCCCATCCGGGAACTGGACCTAGAAGACCTGTTAGATGGAGAGATGAAGGTGGGCGGGTCCATTAGAGGAGCCTTCAGCAACAACGAGCGCA CAAAGAACTTCTTCCGAGTTTGGTACCGTAGTGGTGTTCAGCTGCAGAGCCACTGCTTCCAGGCAAGCGACGCCTTCAACAAGCAGCAGTGGATCAACTGTATCAGACAAGCCAAGGAGGCAGCAGCGCTTCCTGCAGACAACACTGGATCAGAACAGAAGGAAAGGGTGTGCCGGGATTCAGATGCCTCGGAGAAAACAACAGGACTAGATTTGATGGAAGACCATCTTCACTTAGAAGAAGAGATGTCTACAACATGTAGTGGAAGTGaagagatgaaggaagaaacAGGTTCAGAGGAGGAGACGGGAAAAGGACCAGAAGAGGACCATAGATCTGATGATATTCAAGACTCTGTACAGATCCCAACTTGTACAGAGGTGGATATGAGAGGTATGGAGGACAAACAGAAGGTGGTGGAGACAGTGAACACTGGCATCAATGATTTCAGATGCTGA
- the arhgef3 gene encoding rho guanine nucleotide exchange factor 3 isoform X4 yields the protein MGCCLFVYYLKKRKQADRDADSLSLCSLDINEPSSKRSKPVSRVTSLVGLLPPVKAAPLKRISQTLQRSISFRNENRTERAAPASLSPPPVLSTMKTKVISTTLSNVSSSTATMRVSSGTGSGAKRRDSKLWSETFDVCLGATEPLSPKEIKRQEAIFELAQGEQDLVEDLKLATKVYHDPMLKLSIMTEQELNQIFGTLDSLIPLHEDLMSRLRDARKPDGSTEHVGHILTAWLPCLSSYTPYCSNQVKAKALLDQKKQDLRVQDFLQRCLQSPFSRKLDLWNFLDIPRSRLVKYPLLLREILKHTPNDHPDRQHLDEAMLMVQNVVADINRQTGESECQYYKDRLLYTEEGLRHELIERSKTLSCHGELKNNRGLKLHVFLFQDVLVITRSHSLNDHPVSYQLCRQPIPIRELDLEDLLDGEMKVGGSIRGAFSNNERTKNFFRVWYRSGVQLQSHCFQASDAFNKQQWINCIRQAKEAAALPADNTGSEQKERVCRDSDASEKTTGLDLMEDHLHLEEEMSTTCSGSEEMKEETGSEEETGKGPEEDHRSDDIQDSVQIPTCTEVDMRGMEDKQKVVETVNTGINDFRC from the exons GAGCCCAGCAGCAAGCGCAGCAAACCTGTATCCAGAGTGACGTCTCTGGTTGGCCTACTGCCGCCGGTCAAGGCGGCGCCTCTGAAGAGGATCAGTCAGACGCTGCAG CGCTCCATCAGTTTTCGAAATGAGAATCGGACTGAGAGAGCTGCCCCAGCTTCACTCTCTCCGCCTCCCGTCCTGTCCACCATGAAGACCAAAGTCATCTCAACTACGCTGTCCAATGTGTCATCCTCCACCGCCACCATGAGGGTCTCCTCGGGGACAGGCTCGGGCGCCAAAAGACGGGACAGCAAACTCTGGAGCGAGACATTTGACGTCTGTTTGGGAGCGACGGAACCTCTTAGTCCCAAAGAGATCAAAAGACAAGAG GCCATATTTGAGCTGGCTCAGGGGGAGCAAGACCTTGTGGAGGATCTCAAGTTGGCTACAAAG GTGTATCATGATCCCATGCTGAAGCTGTCAATCATGACTGAGCAAGAACTGAATCAGATCTTTGGAACTCTGGACTCCTTGATTCCTTTGCATGAAG ATCTGATGAGTCGTCTCAGAGATGCCAGGAAACCAGATGGCTCCACTGAACATGTAGGCCACATTCTAACTGCCTGG CTCCCATGTCTCTCCTCGTACACTCCGTACTGCAGCAATCAGGTGAAGGCCAAAGCTTTGCTGGACCAGAAGAAGCAAGACCTCCGGGTTCAGGACTTCTTGCAGCGCTGTCTCCAGTCTCCTTTCAGCAGGAAGTTGGACCTATGGAACTTCCTGGACATCCCCCGCAGTCGTCTGGTGAAGTACCCTCTGTTGCTCAGGGAGATCTTGAAGCACACACCAAACGACCACCCGGATCGACAACACCTGGATGAAGCG ATGCTGATGGTTCAGAACGTTGTTGCTGACATCAACAGACAGACGGGAGAGTCAGAGTGTCAGTACTACAAGGACCGTCTTCTGTACACCGAGGAGGGTCTGAGGCACGAGCTCATCGAGCGATCAAAGACCCTCAGCTGCCATGGAGAGCTGAAGAACAACCGAGGACTG AAGCTCCACGTGTTTTTGTTCCAGGACGTTCTGGTCATCACTCGGTCGCACTCGCTGAACGACCACCCGGTCAGCTACCAGCTGTGTCGACAGCCAATCCCCATCCGGGAACTGGACCTAGAAGACCTGTTAGATGGAGAGATGAAGGTGGGCGGGTCCATTAGAGGAGCCTTCAGCAACAACGAGCGCA CAAAGAACTTCTTCCGAGTTTGGTACCGTAGTGGTGTTCAGCTGCAGAGCCACTGCTTCCAGGCAAGCGACGCCTTCAACAAGCAGCAGTGGATCAACTGTATCAGACAAGCCAAGGAGGCAGCAGCGCTTCCTGCAGACAACACTGGATCAGAACAGAAGGAAAGGGTGTGCCGGGATTCAGATGCCTCGGAGAAAACAACAGGACTAGATTTGATGGAAGACCATCTTCACTTAGAAGAAGAGATGTCTACAACATGTAGTGGAAGTGaagagatgaaggaagaaacAGGTTCAGAGGAGGAGACGGGAAAAGGACCAGAAGAGGACCATAGATCTGATGATATTCAAGACTCTGTACAGATCCCAACTTGTACAGAGGTGGATATGAGAGGTATGGAGGACAAACAGAAGGTGGTGGAGACAGTGAACACTGGCATCAATGATTTCAGATGCTGA
- the arhgef3 gene encoding rho guanine nucleotide exchange factor 3 isoform X2 has protein sequence MQTGDDELQPRSRSRLHKKTCTFSLPSPNGWSLRAKKRKQADRDADSLSLCSLDINEPSSKRSKPVSRVTSLVGLLPPVKAAPLKRISQTLQRSISFRNENRTERAAPASLSPPPVLSTMKTKVISTTLSNVSSSTATMRVSSGTGSGAKRRDSKLWSETFDVCLGATEPLSPKEIKRQEAIFELAQGEQDLVEDLKLATKVYHDPMLKLSIMTEQELNQIFGTLDSLIPLHEDLMSRLRDARKPDGSTEHVGHILTAWLPCLSSYTPYCSNQVKAKALLDQKKQDLRVQDFLQRCLQSPFSRKLDLWNFLDIPRSRLVKYPLLLREILKHTPNDHPDRQHLDEAMLMVQNVVADINRQTGESECQYYKDRLLYTEEGLRHELIERSKTLSCHGELKNNRGLKLHVFLFQDVLVITRSHSLNDHPVSYQLCRQPIPIRELDLEDLLDGEMKVGGSIRGAFSNNERTKNFFRVWYRSGVQLQSHCFQASDAFNKQQWINCIRQAKEAAALPADNTGSEQKERVCRDSDASEKTTGLDLMEDHLHLEEEMSTTCSGSEEMKEETGSEEETGKGPEEDHRSDDIQDSVQIPTCTEVDMRGMEDKQKVVETVNTGINDFRC, from the exons GAGCCCAGCAGCAAGCGCAGCAAACCTGTATCCAGAGTGACGTCTCTGGTTGGCCTACTGCCGCCGGTCAAGGCGGCGCCTCTGAAGAGGATCAGTCAGACGCTGCAG CGCTCCATCAGTTTTCGAAATGAGAATCGGACTGAGAGAGCTGCCCCAGCTTCACTCTCTCCGCCTCCCGTCCTGTCCACCATGAAGACCAAAGTCATCTCAACTACGCTGTCCAATGTGTCATCCTCCACCGCCACCATGAGGGTCTCCTCGGGGACAGGCTCGGGCGCCAAAAGACGGGACAGCAAACTCTGGAGCGAGACATTTGACGTCTGTTTGGGAGCGACGGAACCTCTTAGTCCCAAAGAGATCAAAAGACAAGAG GCCATATTTGAGCTGGCTCAGGGGGAGCAAGACCTTGTGGAGGATCTCAAGTTGGCTACAAAG GTGTATCATGATCCCATGCTGAAGCTGTCAATCATGACTGAGCAAGAACTGAATCAGATCTTTGGAACTCTGGACTCCTTGATTCCTTTGCATGAAG ATCTGATGAGTCGTCTCAGAGATGCCAGGAAACCAGATGGCTCCACTGAACATGTAGGCCACATTCTAACTGCCTGG CTCCCATGTCTCTCCTCGTACACTCCGTACTGCAGCAATCAGGTGAAGGCCAAAGCTTTGCTGGACCAGAAGAAGCAAGACCTCCGGGTTCAGGACTTCTTGCAGCGCTGTCTCCAGTCTCCTTTCAGCAGGAAGTTGGACCTATGGAACTTCCTGGACATCCCCCGCAGTCGTCTGGTGAAGTACCCTCTGTTGCTCAGGGAGATCTTGAAGCACACACCAAACGACCACCCGGATCGACAACACCTGGATGAAGCG ATGCTGATGGTTCAGAACGTTGTTGCTGACATCAACAGACAGACGGGAGAGTCAGAGTGTCAGTACTACAAGGACCGTCTTCTGTACACCGAGGAGGGTCTGAGGCACGAGCTCATCGAGCGATCAAAGACCCTCAGCTGCCATGGAGAGCTGAAGAACAACCGAGGACTG AAGCTCCACGTGTTTTTGTTCCAGGACGTTCTGGTCATCACTCGGTCGCACTCGCTGAACGACCACCCGGTCAGCTACCAGCTGTGTCGACAGCCAATCCCCATCCGGGAACTGGACCTAGAAGACCTGTTAGATGGAGAGATGAAGGTGGGCGGGTCCATTAGAGGAGCCTTCAGCAACAACGAGCGCA CAAAGAACTTCTTCCGAGTTTGGTACCGTAGTGGTGTTCAGCTGCAGAGCCACTGCTTCCAGGCAAGCGACGCCTTCAACAAGCAGCAGTGGATCAACTGTATCAGACAAGCCAAGGAGGCAGCAGCGCTTCCTGCAGACAACACTGGATCAGAACAGAAGGAAAGGGTGTGCCGGGATTCAGATGCCTCGGAGAAAACAACAGGACTAGATTTGATGGAAGACCATCTTCACTTAGAAGAAGAGATGTCTACAACATGTAGTGGAAGTGaagagatgaaggaagaaacAGGTTCAGAGGAGGAGACGGGAAAAGGACCAGAAGAGGACCATAGATCTGATGATATTCAAGACTCTGTACAGATCCCAACTTGTACAGAGGTGGATATGAGAGGTATGGAGGACAAACAGAAGGTGGTGGAGACAGTGAACACTGGCATCAATGATTTCAGATGCTGA